The genomic window CAAGGCGTTGACCAGGGTGCCCTGCCTGTTGCCCGCTCCGGGATGAACGACCATGCCCGCGGCCTTGTCTACGGCCAGCATGCACTCGTCTTCGTGGAGGATACGCAGTGGCAGGTCTTCGGCCGTTGGCAGGCCTTCTGCATCTACGGGCTTGCCCGGGGCCACCGTCACCGTCTCGCCGCCGGCCAGGCGCAACGAGGCGCGGGCGCGACGGCCATCGACATCGACCCGGCCTTCGCGAATGGCTGCTTGCAGCTGGGAGCGACTGCCCAGCTGACCGGAGGACGCCAGCCAGCGGTCAAGCCGCTCGCCGTTGTGCCGCTCGTGAACCTTCAATACGCGGGGGCCATCGCCGCTTGCGTGCACGCTTCAGCCAGCCTCTGCCAGCGCTCGCCGGGCGTCCTCGATGTCCCGGGCGACCTGCTGCTGGAGCTCTTCGGCCGAAGAAAAGCGCACCTGGCCACGCAGGCGCTCTATGAACTGAACCCCCATGGGCAGATCGTAAAGTTCGCCCTGGGGTTCGAAAAGATGTGATTCGACCACCGTAGCAGAACCGTCAAAGGTGGGCTTGTTGCCCACCGAGGTCACCCCATCGAGCGTCTGACCCGCGAGCAGCGCGCGGGTGGCATAGACGCCGTCGGCCGGAACAAGGTCGGTAGCCGGCAGAAGGTTAGCCGTGGCAAAGCCCAGCTCGCCGCCGCGCCCGTCGCCTCTTACTGTGCGACCGCGCAGGGTCCACGGCCTGCCGAGCAGCCCCGCCGCCCTGGCCACGTCGCCGTCTGCAACCGCCCGGCGCACGACGCTGGAGTGAACCACCTCGCCCCCCACAGCAACCGGCTGTATGACTTCGACCGAAAACCCACAGCTCTCGCCGGCCTCAAGCAGGGTCTCGGCCGAACCGCTGCGCCCCTTGCCGAAGTTGATGTCATGCCCCACCACCAGCTTGTGTACGTCGAGAGCTCCCACGAGCAGGTCGCGCACGAAGACCTCGGCCTCTATGTCGGCAAAGGCGGGCGAGAACCGCTGCACCACCACGGCGTCCATGCCGCAGTTGGCCA from Candidatus Binatota bacterium includes these protein-coding regions:
- a CDS encoding bifunctional riboflavin kinase/FAD synthetase: MRVFRGLERARGSFCRPVLTIGNFDGVHRGHQVILDQVRADADHHGTDAVALTFFPHPLQVLRPDNAPRQLMTLGDRLRALANCGMDAVVVQRFSPAFADIEAEVFVRDLLVGALDVHKLVVGHDINFGKGRSGSAETLLEAGESCGFSVEVIQPVAVGGEVVHSSVVRRAVADGDVARAAGLLGRPWTLRGRTVRGDGRGGELGFATANLLPATDLVPADGVYATRALLAGQTLDGVTSVGNKPTFDGSATVVESHLFEPQGELYDLPMGVQFIERLRGQVRFSSAEELQQQVARDIEDARRALAEAG